Below is a genomic region from Aquamicrobium sp..
GCGGCTCTATCAGGTCGCGCCGATCTCGACCAACCTGATCCTGAGCTACGTCGCCGAGCATATCCTCGGCCTGCCGCGCTCCTATTGAGGACTGAGCCAATGACCGGCGCGCTCGACCTGCCGCACCTGAAAAGCTGGATCGGCAAGACCCGGTCGGTCACGGACACGATCACGCCGCGGCTGGCCGCCAGCCTCGCCGCCATCCTCGACGAGCCGGCCGACCTTGCCGAAGGCGACCCGGCCCCGGCCGGCATCCACTGGTGCCTGTCGCCCGACATCGCGCCGATGTCGGGGCTGGGGGCCGACGGCCACCCGGCGCGCGGCGGCTTCCTGCCGCCGGTGCCGCTGCCGCGGCGCATGTGGGCCGGCGGGCGGCTGCGCTTCCACGGGAATTTCCGCGTCGGCGAGCGCATCCGCCGCGACTCGACGATCAAGGACGTGGAAGCCAAGGAAGGCCGCAGCGGCGCGCTGTGCTTCGTCACCGTCGCCCACGAATATCATGGCGAGGCCGGTCTGGTGCTCGGCGAGGAGCACGACATCGTCTATCGCGAGATAACGCCGACCGTGCTGCCGGAGCCGCCGGCCGCGCCGGCGCGCGGCGAGATCCGCGCCGGGATCGAGGCCACGCCCGTGCTGCTCGCGCGCTATTCGGCCGTCACCTTCAACGGCCACCGCATCCACTACGACCGCGACTATACGCGCGACGTCGAGCTCTATCCCGGCCTGATCGTCCACGGCCCGCTCCAGGCGACCTACCTTCTGCGCATGGCGCGCGATACGTTCGGCGCGATGCCCGCCCGCTTCGACTTCCGCGGCCGCTCGCCGCTGTTCGACGGCCAGACCTTCAGCCTCGAAGCCCGCCGCGTCGGCGATGACCGGCTCGCCCTGTGGGCCGCCGCGCAGAACGGCGTCGTCACGCTCGAAGCCGAGGCGTGGCGCCGGGCGTAGGTTCGTTTCACACAGGGGAACATAAGGCGTGGCGCCTTAAGCGAGCCACGGGCCGCAATCCCCATTCCGCAGGTTTGCGCCGCCCCTCATCCGTCACTTCGTGACACCTTCTCCCCGTGAACGGGGAGAAGGGTGCCTTCGAACCTCAACACCGGCTGCATCGTCAAGATGAGCGAGACGGGCGAGATCCTCGACGTGATGTGGGACCTCGGCGGCGAGAACCACCCGATGATCACCGCGATGCGCGAGCATCGCGGCCATCTCTACATCGGCGGCATCCACAACAACCGCATCGGCCGGCTGAAGCTGGACAACGTCGATCCCGACTTCATCGACCTGAAGGTGTCCCATGCTTGAGACTGTCGGACGGATGATCGGCGGCATGTTCGGGCGGCGCTCCAGCCTGTCGGTGCCGATCCTCGACGGGGCGTTCAAGCCCAACAACCTGCTGGAGGAGGCGCAGATCGTCCTCGAGCGCCCGGGCCTCGAAGACATCGCGCTTGGCGCCGACGGAAGGCTGCTGGCCGCCGCCGGCAACGCGGTGCTGCTTGTCGGTGACGGCAAGGCCGAGAAGCTGGAGAGCCATGACGGCGCGATCACCGCGCTGACCGTCCTGAAGGACGGCCGCCGCGCCGTGGCGCTGGGCGACCGCGTCGTCATCGAGGGTGTGGCCGCGCCGGTCACCGAGGCTGCCGGCCGTCGCTTCAAGGCGATCACCGCGCTCGCCCCGGCGGAAAGCGGCGGTCTTCTCGTTTGCGACGCCTCGTCGAAATATTCCGGCGACGCATGGCAGCACGATCTGATGACGAAGGGGCGGGGCGGCCGTGTTCTGGCGCTCGATCCCGCTTCCGGCAAGGCGGAGCTGTTGCAGGACAATCTCGCCTGGGCCTCCGGCGCGATGCAGGGCCGCGACGGCGTTCTGGTCAGCGAAAGCTGGCGCCACCGGCTGCGGCTGGCCGGCAGGAGCGGGAGTGGGGGCGACGCCACGGCGGAGCTGCCCGGCTATCCGGCGCGGATCACGCCGACCGCCGATGGCGGCTTCTGGCTGTCGCTGTTCTCGGGCCGGGCGCAGATCGTCGAGTTCGTGCTCGGCGAGCATTCGTTCCGCCGCGAGATGATGGCGACGGTCGATCCGAAATACTGGATCTCGCCGGCGCTGAGCTCCGGCGAGGATTTCTACGAGCCCCTGCAAAGCGGCGGGGTCAAGCACATGGGCATCCTCAAGCCGTGGGCGCCGCCGCGTTCCTACGGGCTCGCCGTGCGCTTCGACGCCGCCCGCACGCCGCTGATGTCGGTCCACAGCCGCGTCGGCGGCAGGAACCACGGCATCGTCACCACGCTGGAGCGGGGCGGGGAGGTCTTCGCCCTCTCCAAGGGCGCGGGCCGCCTGCTGCGGCTGGACCTTCAGGCCATCCGCGCCGCCAACGGCATCGGAGGGAGCGCGCAATGACGCCGATTCTCGAAATGCGCGGCCTGACCAAGCTCTATGCGCGGGTGCCGGCCGTCGAGGACATCAACTTCACGCTGATGCCGGGCGAGGTCCACGCGCTGCTCGGCGAGAACGGCGCCGGCAAGTCGACGCTCACCAAGATGATCGCCGGCGTGGTAGAGCCGAGCGCGGGCGAGATCCTGCTCGAGGGCAGCCCCGTCCATCTGCGCACCCCGGCCGCCGCGCTCGAGGCCGGCATCGCCATGGTGTTCCAGGAGACGAGCCTCGTGCCGTCGATGACCGTGGCGCAGAACCTGTTCATGGGCAACGAGCGGTTCTTCAACCGCCTGCGCGGCATCAACATCGCCGCGCAGCAGTTCATGCAGTCGCTGAACTTCCAGGTCGACCCGACGGCGATGGTGCAGACCCTCGGCGCAGCCAAGAAGCAGATGATCGAGATCGCCCGCGCCATGCTGTCCAACGCGCGCGTGATCGTGTTCGACGAGCCGACCGCGACGCTGACGCCGGAGGAGAAGAAGCACTTCTTCGACCTCGTGCGCACGCTCAAAGGGCGCGGCGTCGCCATCATCTTCATCAGCCACGCGCTGGAGGAGGCGCTGGCGATCTCCGACCGCATCACCATCCTGCGCGACGGCCGGCACGTGGTGACGGACGCGACCGCGAATTTCGACCGCGCGCGCATCGTCCAGTCCATGGTCGGCCGCAGCCTGTCGGAAGAGCTCTACGGCAAGAAGAAGGATTTCGTGCGCCCGCCGGGCGAGCGCATCCTCCAGGTGTCGAACCTGCGCGTCGGCAACATGGTGCGCAACAACTCGCTGTCGGTGTTCGCCGGGCAGGTGACGGGCATCTTCGGCCTCGTCGGCTCGGGCCGCACCGAGACCTTCAAGGTCGTCGCCGGCGCGATCAAGCGCAACTATCTCAACGGCGGCGAGGTGTTCATCCGCGGCAAGCGGGTGCGCTACCGGGTGCCGGCCCAGAGTCTCAGCGAAAAGGTCGCCTACATCACCGAGGACCGCAAGATCGAGGGTTTCTTCGAGACCATGTCGATCAAGGCCAACATCTTCATCGGCAAGCTGGCCAAGGCGGGCTGGCGCGCCTTCTGGCTAAGCCGTTCGCAGATGAACCGTGTCGGCGAGGAATGGGCGAAGTCGCTGCATATCCGCGCCGTCAGCAAGGACGCCAAGGTGATCGAGCTGTCGGGCGGCAACCAGCAGAAGGTGGTGATCGCCAAGTCGCTGATCCAGGACCCGGACCTCATCATCTTCGACGAGCCGACGCGCGGCGTCGACGTCGGCGCCATCGCCGAGATCCACCAGATGATCAACCGGCTGGCCGACGAGGGCAAGGCGGTGGTGGTCATCTCCTCCTACCTGCCGGAGGTCATGCAGCTCTCCGACCGGCTGCTCGTCGCCCGGCAGGGGCGCGTCGTCGAGGAATTCTCGCCGAAGGACGCCACCGAGGAGAACCTGATGTACGCGGCGGTGCACTAGGCGCGGCGCGCCTTATGTGCATCACCGGCACCGCCCGCGCTGCCCCTCATCCGGCTGCCGCCACCTTCTCCCCGTGAACGGGGAGAAGAGAGCTATCGTCCTTGCTTTCGCCAATCGCAAGCGTGGCAAATAGGACGTGGCGGTGTGGCCCGCATTCCTTCTCCCCGTTCACGGGGAGAAGGTGCCCGAAGGGCGGATGAGGGGCAGCGCGACGGTGGGAGTCAGGTCCCTTCGCGGGCCATCGGCCGCGCCTCAGGCGCCGGCTTCGGGGGAGACCTTGAGGCTGGCGCCGGTCAGCAGGCGGTAGGTCTCGACCGCAGCGTCGCGGAGGGCGCGCCGGGCGGCCATGTCGGGCGCGTAGTGGATCTGCATCGCCGAATAGGCGCGTATGCCGAGAAGCTGGTAGATCAGGCAATCGACCTGCCGCGCGTCGAGGGCGCGCATCCAGCCCTCGCGCATGGCGCGGCCGAAAGTCCGGCGATAGCCCTCGACGATGTTGGCCATGTGAGCGCTGTGCGCGCGCGGCGCGAAGATCTCGGATTCGTAGAGGATGCGGTAGAACCCGTCATTCTCGATCACGTAGTTCAGGAACGCCTCGAAGCGGACGATCTCGCGCTCCATGCCCGAGGGCACGTTGCGCGCGACCCGCTCGACCGCCTCGCGCATGCGCAGGCCCTCATAGGGCAGGAGTTCGTCGAAAAGCGCCTGGCGGTCCTCGAAATAATTGTAGAAGGTGCCGTGCGCCACCCCGGCCTGGTCGGCGATCTTGGCGACGGCGGCGGCGGCGTAGCCTTCGGCGGCGACGACCGCGCATCCGGCGTTGAGCAGGCTGCCGCGGGTCAGGCGGGCCTTCTCCTCCCGGCTCAGGCGGCGGCGCCGGGGCTTGTGGAGCGAGGGTGGCGGGGCTGCGGCGTCGGGCACGTCTTCGTCATCCCTCCTGCGCGTTCAGGGAACCCGAGGCGTCAAGCTCGCGCAGGGTGCGCTTGAGCACCTTGCCCGATGGATTGCGCGGGAGGTTGGGCAAAAGCACCATGTCTTTCGGGCACTTGAAGCCGGCGAGGCTTATCCGGCAATGGTCGAGCAATTGCTGATAAGTCAGCGACTGGCCTTCCGCAAGCACAATCGCGGCGACCGCCACCTCGCCCCAGCGCGGGTGCGGCCGGGCGAAGACTGCCGCCTCGCGCACTGCCGGATGGGCGTAGACCACCCGCTCCACCTCGGAGGAGGCGATGTTCTCGCCCCCCGAGATGATCATGTCCTTCTGGCGGTCGGTGATGTAGAGGAAGCCCTCCTCGTCGAGATAGCCGACGTCGCCCGAGCGCATGAAGCCGTCGGCATGGAAGGTCTCGGCGGTCTTGTCGGGATCACGCCAGTACTCGCGCATCACCTTGGGGCCGCGCATGCAGATCTCGCCCTCCTCGCCGGGCGGCAGCCGGTTGCCGGCCTCGTCGCGGATCTCGATCTCGACGAAGCGCAGGGCGCGGCCGACCGAGCCGATCCTGTCGAACTCGCGGCCCGGCTCCATCAGCGTGTCGCCCGAGACCGTCTCGGTCATGCCGTAGGCATCGATGTAGCGGGCGGAGGGGAAGCGCTCGAAGAAGGCGCGGATGCGCGTCTCGGGCGTGCGCTCGCCGCCGGCGATGCACCAGCGCAGGCTCGACGTGTCCGGCAGGCCGTCCTCGGGCAGCGCCAGTATGTCGTTGGCCATCACCGGGGCGAGCCAGACGCCCTCGATCTTCTCGCGCGCAACGGCCTCCAGCACCGCGCGCGGCTCGTAGTCGCGCAGCACCACCAGCGTGCCGCCGGCGAGATGGACGCCGAGGCCCGGCAGGTCGCTGCCGCCGACATGGTAGAGCGGCCCGACGACGAGCAGCCGCGTCGTCTCATTGAGGCCGAGCGCCAGCACGTGGTCGAAGCATTTCCAGTAGAAATTGTCGTATGTATGGACGACGCCCTTCGGCCGCGACGTGGTGCCGGAGGTGTACATCAGGCGGAAGAGGTCGTCGCGCCCGCGCGGGGTAGCGGGAATGCGCCGCCGCCCGCCTGCCGGGTCGAGCAGCGCCGCGCCGATGTCGGCCTGTGCCGCCGCATTGAGCACGATCGTCGGCAGCCTCGCCCCGGAAGCCTCGGCCTCGAAGATGTCGTCGGCAATGAGGAGCGTCGCGCCGGCATGGTTGGCGATGTAGTCGACCTCGTCGGCCGAGAGGCGGAAGTTCAGCGGCAGCACCACCGCGCCGAGATGGCTGATCGCGTAGATCAGCTCGACGAAGGCGGGGCTGTTCTTCATCATCAGCGCGACGATCGCGCCTTCGCCCACCCCGCGCTCCGAAAGGGCGGCGGCCAGATGCAGCACCCGTTCCTCCAGCGTGCGCCAGTCGAGGCGCTGCCCGCCGAAGACGAGCGCCTCGGCCTCAGGCCGCTGGCGCGCATTGACCGAAAGATGGCCGGTGAGGTTGAACATCGGGACCTCCTCCTTCGCTTCGCGCCTCAATAGGATCGGGGTAGCCCGAGATTCACCGTCGAGATGTAGTTGAGGATCATCTCTTCGGAAACCGGGGCGAAGCGGAACAGGCGCGCGTCGCGCCACAGCCGCTCGGCATGCGTCTCGCGCGAGTAGCCCATGCCGCCCATGACCTGCATCGCCTGCTCGGCCGCACCCGAGGCCGCCTGCGAGGCGATCAGCTTGGCGGCGTTGCTCTCCGAGCCGAAGGGCAGGCCGCGGTCGAAATTCGACGCCGCCTTGAGGTTGAGCAGGCGCGCCGCCTCGAGCTCCGCCCAGCGCTGGGCGAGCGGGAATTGCAGCCCCTGATAGCTGCCGATCGGGCGGCTTCCGAACACCTTGCGCTCGCGCGCGTAGTCGACCGCGAGCCGCAGGGCCAGCGCCCCGGTGCCGACGAGGCCGGAGGTGGTGACGATGCGCTCGCAGTTGAGGATGTCGAGGAGTTGCGGCCAGCCGCCGTCGATGGTGCCGATCACCTCGGCGTCGCTGGCGAAGACGCGGTCGAGATAGACCACCGAGGACGGCAGCGTGTGGGTGCCGAGCTTGTCGATGTCGGTGTGGCCGATGCCCTCGCGGGCGGTGTCGACCATGAACAGGCTGATGCCGTGGGTCTTCTTGACGCCGTCCTGCGGCTGGGTGGTGCGGGCGACGATCAGCATCTTCCTCGAGGCGGCGACGCCGGTGATCCAGATCTTCTGGCCGGAGATGCGCCAGCCGCCCTCGACGCGCTCGGCCCGCGTCGTCATCGCCAGCGAGTTGGTGCCGGCGTCGGGCTCGGTCAGCGCCATGCTGAAGGTGCATGACCCGTCGCACAGGCCCGGCAGCAGGTCGCGCTT
It encodes:
- a CDS encoding AMP-binding protein — translated: MFNLTGHLSVNARQRPEAEALVFGGQRLDWRTLEERVLHLAAALSERGVGEGAIVALMMKNSPAFVELIYAISHLGAVVLPLNFRLSADEVDYIANHAGATLLIADDIFEAEASGARLPTIVLNAAAQADIGAALLDPAGGRRRIPATPRGRDDLFRLMYTSGTTSRPKGVVHTYDNFYWKCFDHVLALGLNETTRLLVVGPLYHVGGSDLPGLGVHLAGGTLVVLRDYEPRAVLEAVAREKIEGVWLAPVMANDILALPEDGLPDTSSLRWCIAGGERTPETRIRAFFERFPSARYIDAYGMTETVSGDTLMEPGREFDRIGSVGRALRFVEIEIRDEAGNRLPPGEEGEICMRGPKVMREYWRDPDKTAETFHADGFMRSGDVGYLDEEGFLYITDRQKDMIISGGENIASSEVERVVYAHPAVREAAVFARPHPRWGEVAVAAIVLAEGQSLTYQQLLDHCRISLAGFKCPKDMVLLPNLPRNPSGKVLKRTLRELDASGSLNAQEG
- a CDS encoding acyl-CoA dehydrogenase family protein, with product MNFDITEEQKMMLETARQIGERYGLDYWRKKDAAKEFPHEIWQAICDAGIAGMMIPEEYGGLGLGLVDLALCIEELCKGGAGSTLSQVFMLNPVFGGVAIALYGSDEMKRDLLPGLCDGSCTFSMALTEPDAGTNSLAMTTRAERVEGGWRISGQKIWITGVAASRKMLIVARTTQPQDGVKKTHGISLFMVDTAREGIGHTDIDKLGTHTLPSSVVYLDRVFASDAEVIGTIDGGWPQLLDILNCERIVTTSGLVGTGALALRLAVDYARERKVFGSRPIGSYQGLQFPLAQRWAELEAARLLNLKAASNFDRGLPFGSESNAAKLIASQAASGAAEQAMQVMGGMGYSRETHAERLWRDARLFRFAPVSEEMILNYISTVNLGLPRSY
- a CDS encoding MaoC family dehydratase N-terminal domain-containing protein, with the translated sequence MTGALDLPHLKSWIGKTRSVTDTITPRLAASLAAILDEPADLAEGDPAPAGIHWCLSPDIAPMSGLGADGHPARGGFLPPVPLPRRMWAGGRLRFHGNFRVGERIRRDSTIKDVEAKEGRSGALCFVTVAHEYHGEAGLVLGEEHDIVYREITPTVLPEPPAAPARGEIRAGIEATPVLLARYSAVTFNGHRIHYDRDYTRDVELYPGLIVHGPLQATYLLRMARDTFGAMPARFDFRGRSPLFDGQTFSLEARRVGDDRLALWAAAQNGVVTLEAEAWRRA
- a CDS encoding TetR/AcrR family transcriptional regulator; protein product: MPDAAAPPPSLHKPRRRRLSREEKARLTRGSLLNAGCAVVAAEGYAAAAVAKIADQAGVAHGTFYNYFEDRQALFDELLPYEGLRMREAVERVARNVPSGMEREIVRFEAFLNYVIENDGFYRILYESEIFAPRAHSAHMANIVEGYRRTFGRAMREGWMRALDARQVDCLIYQLLGIRAYSAMQIHYAPDMAARRALRDAAVETYRLLTGASLKVSPEAGA
- a CDS encoding sugar ABC transporter ATP-binding protein, which produces MTPILEMRGLTKLYARVPAVEDINFTLMPGEVHALLGENGAGKSTLTKMIAGVVEPSAGEILLEGSPVHLRTPAAALEAGIAMVFQETSLVPSMTVAQNLFMGNERFFNRLRGINIAAQQFMQSLNFQVDPTAMVQTLGAAKKQMIEIARAMLSNARVIVFDEPTATLTPEEKKHFFDLVRTLKGRGVAIIFISHALEEALAISDRITILRDGRHVVTDATANFDRARIVQSMVGRSLSEELYGKKKDFVRPPGERILQVSNLRVGNMVRNNSLSVFAGQVTGIFGLVGSGRTETFKVVAGAIKRNYLNGGEVFIRGKRVRYRVPAQSLSEKVAYITEDRKIEGFFETMSIKANIFIGKLAKAGWRAFWLSRSQMNRVGEEWAKSLHIRAVSKDAKVIELSGGNQQKVVIAKSLIQDPDLIIFDEPTRGVDVGAIAEIHQMINRLADEGKAVVVISSYLPEVMQLSDRLLVARQGRVVEEFSPKDATEENLMYAAVH